A genomic stretch from Sulfobacillus thermosulfidooxidans includes:
- a CDS encoding alpha/beta fold hydrolase: MGAIVRVRGTRLWVEDLGDSNRPVVLYLHGGPGSGCYDFVLYQGQRLATSVRLIAMDQRGVLRSDLLGNQTLSLRDLVEDAEALRKHLGISRWSVIGHSFGGYVGLLYSSTYPDAIDRLIFENPTFDLAASARSLLQHTALEYGVLGNQEKARECLAIASDDALDSRFVWDKFTVLSQGLGKQRDNLYVYGPDKQFFQRLVRESSFGDELWKRGADHQAALYEEGAIFDSLISRFSQITHPTLFIRGYYDAVFGLDQIHRCLETHPHSKLMVADASSHFVHVEQPELFAAAVVNWMA; this comes from the coding sequence ATGGGTGCAATAGTGCGGGTCCGGGGCACACGGTTGTGGGTCGAAGACCTCGGAGATTCCAACAGACCAGTGGTTTTATATTTACACGGCGGACCCGGCTCCGGTTGTTATGACTTTGTGCTTTATCAAGGTCAACGATTGGCGACCTCCGTCCGGTTAATCGCAATGGACCAACGCGGAGTTCTTCGATCGGATCTTCTGGGTAATCAAACCCTCTCGCTTAGGGATTTAGTGGAGGATGCAGAAGCTCTTAGAAAGCATCTCGGCATATCTCGATGGTCTGTAATCGGTCATTCTTTTGGCGGATATGTGGGACTTTTGTACTCCAGCACTTATCCAGATGCCATTGACCGGCTAATCTTTGAAAATCCGACCTTTGATCTCGCGGCTTCAGCTCGCTCGTTATTGCAGCACACCGCATTGGAATATGGCGTACTGGGAAACCAAGAGAAAGCGCGTGAATGTTTAGCCATTGCGTCTGATGACGCACTTGACTCCCGCTTTGTTTGGGACAAATTTACTGTGCTGTCCCAGGGATTGGGTAAGCAGCGCGATAATCTTTATGTCTATGGCCCGGACAAACAGTTTTTCCAACGGCTGGTTCGTGAGTCGTCTTTTGGAGATGAATTGTGGAAGCGCGGTGCAGACCACCAAGCTGCTCTATATGAAGAAGGCGCAATTTTTGATTCGTTAATATCCCGTTTTTCTCAAATTACCCATCCCACGCTATTTATTCGAGGTTATTATGATGCCGTGTTTGGACTGGATCAAATCCATCGCTGTCTCGAAACACATCCCCATTCCAAACTCATGGTCGCCGATGCGAGCAGCCATTTCGTGCATGTTGAACAGCCAGAGTTATTCGCAGCGGCCGTCGTGAACTGGATGGCGTGA
- a CDS encoding 4-hydroxy-3-methylbut-2-enyl diphosphate reductase, protein MNVVKIHPRGYCYGVVDAITMAKRIAQDPTIPRPIYILGQIVHNQHTVLELEQYGITTLDGGSRLELLDKVPDGATVIFTAHGISPAVKARAQERHLTFFDATCPDVTKTHTLIQEKIHQGYSIIYIGTKDHPEPEGAMGEAPHDRVFLVTNVQDVDSVPFDPTTPLAIVTQTTLSQWDTQAIIEALLAKYPHAEVHNEICLATQLRQEAAVKAAKDVDMVVVVGDRRSNNSNRLVEVVEKIAHKPSVRVESVEDLDPNWFVGVNTVGVTAGSSTPSRITREVINRLESFKQPD, encoded by the coding sequence ATGAACGTAGTGAAAATTCATCCTCGCGGGTATTGTTATGGAGTTGTCGATGCTATTACGATGGCTAAGCGTATTGCGCAAGATCCTACAATTCCCCGTCCTATCTATATCTTGGGACAAATTGTTCATAATCAGCATACCGTTTTGGAACTCGAACAATATGGTATTACGACCTTAGACGGGGGATCGCGGCTGGAACTGCTGGACAAAGTCCCCGACGGTGCCACCGTGATTTTTACGGCACATGGGATTTCGCCCGCTGTCAAAGCGCGCGCTCAAGAACGGCACTTGACGTTCTTTGATGCGACCTGCCCCGATGTAACCAAAACCCATACGTTGATTCAGGAAAAAATCCATCAAGGGTATTCGATTATCTATATCGGAACCAAGGATCATCCAGAACCCGAAGGAGCTATGGGAGAAGCGCCGCATGATCGCGTCTTTTTGGTCACGAATGTTCAGGATGTGGACAGTGTGCCCTTTGACCCGACCACACCATTAGCCATTGTCACGCAGACGACATTAAGCCAATGGGATACGCAGGCGATTATCGAAGCATTGCTTGCCAAATATCCGCATGCCGAAGTGCACAACGAAATCTGTTTAGCAACTCAATTACGACAAGAAGCAGCGGTCAAAGCTGCCAAAGACGTAGATATGGTTGTTGTGGTTGGGGATCGGCGCAGTAATAATTCTAATCGTCTGGTTGAAGTCGTTGAAAAAATTGCTCATAAGCCCTCCGTTCGTGTCGAAAGTGTTGAGGATTTAGATCCCAATTGGTTCGTTGGTGTGAATACGGTCGGTGTCACAGCTGGTTCATCGACGCCAAGTCGCATTACTCGTGAAGTGATTAACCGCCTCGAATCCTTTAAGCAGCCCGATTAA
- a CDS encoding prolipoprotein diacylglyceryl transferase family protein — protein MYLPSQIFIGPLPLFNVLMVLSIALASFLLSRYQAPDRVQDIFWAILVGAILGDKGIYIVTDLHYYLEDPAHLIFTPESSLGLWGLGIGAVIGTVIVIFRHHSEWTRHDMDVMALAASPALTLWSLGFNWIGLPSKIPLLSIHKQHLDRFATFFFFFLLMGIITVIITIFHRRFSNTHGQVAGLFLLLTAISLVAAQLTAPRPEFTLSTLDWLAIISAVAGYRFMTPVAENHETN, from the coding sequence ATGTATTTACCTTCGCAAATATTTATTGGCCCCTTGCCTTTATTTAATGTTCTCATGGTTCTCAGCATCGCACTGGCCTCGTTCCTGTTATCGCGCTATCAGGCCCCGGACCGTGTTCAGGACATTTTTTGGGCCATTCTTGTCGGCGCCATTTTGGGCGATAAAGGCATTTATATTGTCACTGATCTCCATTACTATCTCGAAGATCCAGCTCATTTAATTTTTACTCCGGAAAGTTCATTGGGATTATGGGGACTAGGCATTGGTGCCGTTATCGGGACCGTAATTGTCATCTTCCGCCACCACTCAGAATGGACCCGTCACGATATGGATGTCATGGCTTTAGCCGCATCTCCTGCCTTAACTTTATGGAGTCTTGGTTTTAATTGGATTGGATTACCCAGCAAGATTCCCCTGCTCAGTATTCACAAACAGCATTTGGACCGTTTTGCCACGTTTTTCTTCTTCTTTTTGCTCATGGGAATAATCACGGTTATCATCACCATCTTTCACCGACGTTTTTCGAACACTCATGGTCAGGTAGCCGGTCTCTTTCTTCTGTTAACGGCGATTTCTCTAGTGGCCGCCCAATTAACAGCACCCCGTCCTGAATTCACTTTGAGCACATTAGATTGGTTAGCCATCATTTCAGCCGTCGCCGGATATCGTTTCATGACACCCGTAGCTGAAAATCATGAAACGAATTAG
- a CDS encoding TlpA family protein disulfide reductase, translating to MSMHTWRNILSSLLVVLLALSIIIRPAKTSGFNGQVGQSVNHIRVVSGSGKTKTLGQILHHHPALINFFATWCPACKMELPDLHQVVAAPNQLILISQGNSASTAVFLQHYGIASDHSFYDPSGHVFNSFFITTLPTSYFVNRNGIIVSKVIGPMTPHLIRQNLRLADTSQER from the coding sequence ATGAGTATGCATACGTGGCGTAATATTTTAAGCAGTCTCTTGGTTGTCTTGTTAGCTCTTAGCATCATCATCCGGCCCGCCAAGACCTCGGGTTTTAATGGGCAGGTCGGACAATCCGTCAATCATATTCGCGTCGTTAGCGGGAGCGGGAAGACAAAAACATTGGGCCAGATTTTACATCACCACCCCGCCTTGATTAATTTTTTTGCCACATGGTGCCCTGCTTGCAAAATGGAACTTCCTGACTTACACCAAGTCGTGGCCGCCCCAAATCAGCTAATTCTCATAAGCCAGGGCAACAGTGCCAGCACGGCCGTATTTCTTCAGCATTACGGGATTGCCTCCGATCACAGTTTTTATGACCCCTCGGGCCATGTGTTTAATAGTTTCTTTATTACAACGTTACCGACGTCCTATTTTGTCAATCGAAACGGTATCATTGTCAGCAAGGTGATTGGACCGATGACGCCACATCTCATTAGACAAAACTTGAGATTAGCGGATACGAGTCAGGAGCGATAA
- a CDS encoding cytochrome c biogenesis CcdA family protein, with protein MDISLVSLGVAFIGGLASVLSPCVLPLIPSYLTTMAGTALTADAIQNHQVRRRVMQNAFLFVLGFSTVLVLAGLGASSLGQFVQFHRHVIAQLGGLITIIFGLEILGFIQIGLIKRDVHLSMKPRAQGLSAVLLGIVFAAGWTPCVGPILTSILLLAARSSTLGAGGMMLASYALGLAVPFLALAFFLGQAAQWTRQMGRYLPWIERISGAMLVILGVMLLTGWYDRIPNIVA; from the coding sequence TTGGACATCTCGTTAGTTTCGTTAGGAGTTGCATTCATTGGAGGGCTGGCTTCCGTGCTTTCTCCTTGTGTGTTGCCTTTGATTCCGTCATATCTCACGACGATGGCGGGAACAGCATTAACAGCGGATGCTATCCAAAATCACCAGGTGCGACGTCGGGTCATGCAAAATGCCTTCTTGTTTGTTCTCGGCTTTTCGACGGTTTTGGTCTTGGCTGGCCTTGGAGCAAGTAGTCTTGGACAATTTGTTCAGTTCCATCGCCACGTTATTGCCCAGCTTGGGGGACTCATTACCATTATTTTTGGTCTCGAAATCCTGGGATTCATTCAAATTGGTCTCATCAAGCGGGATGTTCACTTATCCATGAAACCAAGAGCCCAAGGGCTATCGGCGGTATTATTAGGTATCGTCTTTGCCGCAGGATGGACTCCCTGCGTCGGTCCCATTTTAACCAGCATTTTATTATTGGCGGCCCGTTCGTCCACTCTTGGCGCAGGGGGCATGATGTTAGCCAGTTATGCTTTGGGATTAGCGGTCCCATTTTTAGCGCTGGCTTTTTTCCTTGGGCAGGCCGCTCAATGGACGCGGCAGATGGGACGTTATCTCCCGTGGATTGAACGCATTTCAGGCGCTATGTTAGTCATCTTGGGGGTCATGCTGCTTACGGGATGGTATGACCGCATTCCCAATATTGTGGCATAA
- the ftsE gene encoding cell division ATP-binding protein FtsE, whose translation MIRLENVSKRYANGHYGVIDVNLEIRRGEFLFLVGPSGAGKSSLIRLLYREEVPTSGEIYLDEFRLSQLRRGQVSRLRRQLGVVFQDVKLLTNRTVYQNVAFAMEVVGASSRDIHKRVPQVLELVGLSRRRNNYPHQLSGGEQQRVGIARALVNNPVYIIADEPTGNLDPETSFEIIKLLNEINRRGATVIMATHAKDIVNQMHKRVVAVENGRIVRDEARGAYGYEP comes from the coding sequence ATGATACGGTTGGAAAATGTCAGTAAACGATATGCGAACGGGCATTATGGCGTCATCGATGTGAATCTCGAAATTCGGCGTGGCGAATTTCTCTTCCTTGTCGGACCCTCAGGGGCGGGGAAGTCTTCCCTCATCCGCCTTTTATATCGGGAAGAAGTGCCGACCTCAGGCGAGATCTACCTCGATGAGTTCCGTCTTTCACAGTTGAGACGGGGCCAAGTATCGCGCCTAAGGCGCCAACTTGGGGTGGTCTTTCAAGATGTGAAATTATTGACGAATCGTACGGTGTATCAAAATGTTGCGTTTGCCATGGAAGTTGTGGGCGCCTCAAGCCGCGATATTCATAAACGGGTTCCGCAAGTATTGGAACTGGTTGGTTTATCCAGGCGACGCAATAATTATCCCCATCAGCTTTCTGGAGGAGAACAGCAGCGTGTCGGGATCGCCAGGGCATTAGTCAATAATCCCGTCTACATTATTGCCGACGAACCAACGGGTAATTTAGATCCGGAAACCTCATTTGAAATTATTAAATTGTTGAATGAAATCAACCGGCGGGGAGCGACGGTGATTATGGCGACCCATGCCAAAGATATTGTTAACCAGATGCACAAGCGCGTTGTAGCCGTAGAAAATGGTCGAATTGTGCGTGATGAAGCGAGAGGAGCTTATGGCTATGAGCCTTAG
- the ftsX gene encoding permease-like cell division protein FtsX has product MSLSSIWYITKETGRNLIHNAWMTLASVSTVAISMFVLSFFLVLTVNMNHVTSVLQSQVEMRVFIKTHVSRSQEMALLAQAKHWPGVRKIQFFTKQQAAAQLKKEFPNQQDLLTLISKSNPLFDGYNVYTENPQQIPGLAKRFDHQKIVHNVVYEGQVVNRLSRLSVVLKWVGWGIEFLLGLATLFIIVNTIRLAVFARRREVAVMKLVGATDWFIRWPFVLEGLALGLVGAVVADIIVAQGYHWLLVEASNALPFWPMAPFQQVMHKTLDFTLIGGLLVGGLASLVALRRFLRV; this is encoded by the coding sequence ATGAGCCTTAGCAGCATATGGTACATTACCAAAGAAACAGGACGCAATCTCATCCATAATGCATGGATGACCTTGGCTTCGGTTTCGACAGTGGCCATTTCCATGTTTGTGCTCTCGTTCTTTTTGGTGTTAACCGTGAATATGAATCATGTCACGAGCGTGCTACAAAGTCAGGTGGAAATGCGGGTCTTTATCAAAACCCATGTGTCCCGTTCTCAAGAAATGGCATTATTGGCGCAGGCAAAACATTGGCCCGGGGTAAGAAAAATTCAGTTTTTTACCAAACAGCAAGCGGCGGCCCAGCTCAAAAAAGAATTTCCCAACCAGCAAGATTTGCTGACTTTGATATCGAAATCCAATCCATTATTCGATGGGTATAATGTCTATACGGAAAATCCCCAACAAATTCCTGGGTTAGCTAAACGCTTTGACCATCAAAAAATTGTGCATAATGTCGTTTATGAGGGGCAAGTTGTCAACCGCTTATCCCGTCTATCGGTGGTTTTGAAGTGGGTGGGTTGGGGCATTGAGTTTTTATTAGGGTTGGCGACGCTCTTTATTATCGTCAACACGATTCGTTTAGCCGTATTTGCCCGCAGACGGGAAGTAGCCGTCATGAAATTGGTGGGAGCGACAGATTGGTTCATTCGTTGGCCGTTTGTGTTAGAGGGATTAGCCCTGGGCCTCGTGGGGGCTGTCGTTGCGGACATTATTGTAGCCCAAGGCTATCACTGGCTTCTTGTTGAAGCGAGTAACGCGCTGCCATTTTGGCCCATGGCACCGTTTCAGCAAGTGATGCACAAGACTTTAGATTTTACGTTGATTGGGGGACTTTTGGTCGGCGGATTGGCTAGTCTTGTGGCGCTCAGACGGTTCTTGCGCGTCTGA
- a CDS encoding S41 family peptidase codes for MRFPKWGLWLSATLVLMAGSSVGTWYWLTQVDPGVRIPASMRNNPEFAQFVQTYQLIRSKTIWSNSPHQLLAGAINGMVGTLHDQFSNYLSPSSNKNFNALLNPTFTGIGIEVEPEVHDLRIMQVFPHSPAALAGLKPGELIVDVDHTAVARLNPIQALSRIRGPVGTYVTLTVEDHNQLQTHRIEREKIALPTVFSQMMPHHIAYMNITEFGNNTGQEATQQWHQLLHEGARGLLLDLRNNPGGEVSQALEVANLFVPKGPVVTLKFKNPAEDQTLNSEGPGTSLPIVVLVNGQTASAAEILSAAIQERQGGLLVGTRTYGKGIVQQVLSLPGHAALKLTVARYYTPDGQYIEHVGLSPNVYDPEPIDVVPSNNPNQDPQLQKAIAVLLQHMAHR; via the coding sequence ATGCGTTTTCCCAAATGGGGTCTTTGGCTGAGCGCGACACTGGTGTTAATGGCGGGATCCTCAGTCGGAACCTGGTATTGGTTAACCCAAGTCGATCCTGGCGTCCGGATTCCTGCCAGCATGCGGAACAATCCGGAATTCGCGCAGTTTGTCCAAACCTATCAGTTAATTCGCAGTAAGACCATTTGGTCGAATAGTCCCCATCAATTATTGGCCGGTGCAATTAATGGGATGGTGGGGACTTTACATGATCAATTCTCGAATTATCTCTCGCCCTCCAGCAATAAGAATTTTAATGCATTGCTCAATCCCACATTTACCGGGATTGGAATTGAGGTCGAGCCTGAAGTCCATGACTTGCGTATTATGCAAGTCTTTCCGCATTCTCCGGCGGCATTAGCAGGACTCAAACCCGGCGAACTGATCGTGGATGTCGACCATACTGCAGTAGCTCGTCTGAATCCTATTCAAGCCTTAAGCCGGATTCGGGGACCTGTGGGCACATATGTGACCTTAACAGTCGAAGATCACAACCAGCTTCAAACCCACCGGATTGAACGCGAGAAAATCGCGTTGCCCACGGTGTTTAGTCAAATGATGCCTCACCATATTGCCTATATGAACATCACAGAATTCGGCAATAACACCGGACAAGAGGCTACCCAACAATGGCACCAGTTACTTCACGAAGGTGCTCGGGGATTACTATTGGATTTGCGCAACAATCCGGGAGGAGAAGTATCGCAAGCCTTGGAAGTGGCTAACTTGTTTGTGCCCAAAGGTCCGGTGGTGACATTAAAGTTTAAAAATCCGGCCGAGGATCAAACCCTCAATTCAGAGGGGCCAGGGACTTCACTTCCCATCGTGGTATTGGTTAACGGACAAACCGCATCCGCAGCAGAAATATTGTCGGCAGCTATTCAAGAACGGCAGGGCGGTCTTTTAGTCGGCACGAGAACATATGGCAAGGGCATTGTGCAACAGGTCTTGTCATTGCCTGGGCATGCGGCCTTAAAATTGACCGTGGCGCGCTATTACACACCGGATGGTCAATACATTGAGCATGTGGGACTGTCCCCTAATGTCTATGATCCTGAACCCATTGATGTAGTACCATCCAATAATCCCAACCAGGATCCCCAGTTGCAAAAGGCCATCGCGGTTCTCCTTCAGCACATGGCACATCGGTAA
- the uvrB gene encoding excinuclease ABC subunit UvrB: MGVFQLVSPYEPQGDQPKAIDALVRGIQQNLGQQVLLGVTGSGKTFTMANIIQRVNRPTLVMAPNKTLAAQLAGELKAFFPHNAVEYFISYYDYYQPEAYVPQTDLYIEKDSQINDEIDKLRHSATSALLERPDVIIVASVSCIYGLGSPEDYRQLVLSLRVGMERERDSILRKLVEIQYDRNDVNFVRGKFRVRGDVIEIFPANQSEQAIRVEMFGDEIERIREFDPLTGEIIGDRDHVAIYPASHYVMGQDRLRPAILSIQQELDERLKELKDLGKDLEAQRLEQRTRYDLEMLEEVGFCSGIENYARHFTGRPPGAPPYTLLDYFPHPFLTIIDESHVTVPQIRGMYAGDISRKTTLVEHGFRLPSALDNRPLRFDEFLHSIDQVIYVSATPGPYELQVAEQVVEQIVRPTGLVDPPIVVKPTMGQIDDLLAEIRQRVFKSQRVLVTTLTKRMAEDLTEYLRENQVRVRYLHSDIDALERMAIIRDLRLGEFDVLVGINLLREGLDLPEVGLVAILDADKEGYLRSVTSLVQTIGRAARNLEGQVIMYADKITDSMRKAIDETDRRRAIQQEYNEVHHITPKGIVKEVRDVIQATKAVEDPPDRGKSIKEMTLRERTELAKKLRKEMKEASRNWEFERAAMLRDMLMELENERPIKAVSGGKKKDHG; encoded by the coding sequence ATGGGCGTATTTCAATTAGTCAGTCCCTATGAGCCTCAGGGTGATCAGCCCAAAGCCATTGATGCCTTGGTCCGCGGCATTCAACAGAATTTGGGCCAGCAAGTTCTATTGGGCGTCACCGGATCGGGCAAGACCTTTACCATGGCGAATATCATCCAACGGGTGAATCGGCCAACATTGGTCATGGCGCCCAACAAGACCTTAGCCGCGCAGTTGGCGGGAGAGCTCAAAGCCTTCTTTCCCCATAACGCGGTCGAATATTTTATTAGTTACTATGATTATTATCAACCGGAAGCCTACGTGCCTCAAACCGATCTGTATATCGAAAAAGATTCTCAAATTAATGATGAAATCGATAAACTGAGACACTCGGCGACCTCTGCCTTGCTTGAACGACCGGATGTCATTATTGTGGCGAGCGTTTCCTGTATTTATGGTTTAGGATCTCCGGAGGATTACCGACAATTGGTGTTGTCCCTAAGGGTTGGCATGGAACGGGAACGCGACAGTATTTTACGTAAGTTAGTGGAAATTCAATATGACCGCAATGATGTCAACTTTGTTCGCGGCAAATTTCGAGTTCGCGGTGACGTTATCGAAATTTTTCCGGCTAACCAAAGCGAGCAAGCAATTCGTGTAGAAATGTTTGGGGACGAAATTGAACGCATTCGTGAATTTGATCCTCTCACCGGAGAAATTATTGGGGACCGGGATCATGTTGCGATTTATCCGGCCTCCCACTATGTCATGGGTCAAGACCGGTTAAGACCGGCGATTTTGAGTATTCAACAAGAATTAGACGAGCGGCTTAAAGAATTGAAAGATTTAGGAAAAGATCTTGAGGCGCAACGGTTGGAACAACGCACGCGCTATGATTTAGAAATGCTGGAAGAAGTCGGCTTTTGCTCAGGCATTGAAAATTATGCCAGGCATTTCACCGGACGCCCTCCTGGTGCTCCCCCGTATACACTCTTGGATTATTTTCCCCATCCCTTTTTAACCATTATTGATGAGTCCCATGTCACCGTACCCCAGATTCGGGGCATGTATGCGGGGGATATTTCGCGAAAAACGACCTTGGTCGAGCATGGATTTCGTTTGCCCTCGGCTTTGGACAACCGCCCGTTGCGTTTTGATGAATTTTTACACAGTATTGATCAAGTGATTTATGTATCAGCAACTCCCGGCCCTTACGAATTACAAGTCGCCGAACAAGTGGTGGAGCAGATTGTCCGTCCGACTGGGCTCGTCGACCCGCCTATTGTGGTGAAACCCACAATGGGACAAATTGACGATTTGTTGGCGGAAATTCGTCAGCGTGTCTTTAAGTCTCAACGCGTGTTGGTCACGACCCTTACCAAGCGAATGGCGGAAGATTTGACCGAATATCTGCGAGAAAACCAGGTGCGGGTTCGATATCTCCATTCCGATATCGACGCGCTCGAGCGGATGGCCATTATTCGTGACTTACGGCTCGGCGAGTTTGATGTGTTGGTAGGTATTAACTTGTTGCGTGAAGGACTAGACCTGCCTGAAGTGGGACTGGTGGCCATTTTGGATGCCGACAAAGAAGGCTATTTACGTTCGGTCACGTCTTTGGTGCAAACCATTGGCCGCGCCGCGAGAAACTTGGAAGGTCAAGTGATTATGTACGCAGACAAAATCACGGACTCGATGCGTAAGGCTATCGATGAAACCGACCGCCGGCGTGCGATACAACAAGAATATAACGAGGTGCATCACATTACGCCGAAGGGCATTGTTAAAGAAGTGCGGGATGTCATCCAAGCAACAAAGGCTGTGGAAGATCCACCCGATAGGGGTAAATCGATTAAAGAGATGACCCTGCGGGAACGCACGGAGTTAGCCAAGAAGTTGCGGAAAGAAATGAAAGAAGCCAGCCGCAATTGGGAATTTGAACGGGCGGCCATGTTGCGGGATATGCTCATGGAACTCGAAAATGAGCGGCCAATTAAGGCCGTGTCGGGAGGGAAAAAGAAAGACCATGGCTAA